The following proteins are encoded in a genomic region of Streptomyces sp. NBC_01723:
- a CDS encoding O-acetyl-ADP-ribose deacetylase — MTTITLVQGDITRERADAIVNAANSSLLGGGGVDGAIHRRGGPAILAECRSLRAGHLGKGLPTGRAVATTAGDLDARWVIHTVGPVYSTTEDRSDLLASCYRESLHVADELGARTVAFPAVSTGVYRWPMDDAARIAVETVRATRTSVTEACFVLFDDRAYEAFTARVG, encoded by the coding sequence ATGACCACCATCACGCTCGTCCAGGGCGACATCACCCGCGAACGCGCCGACGCGATCGTCAACGCGGCGAACTCCTCCCTGCTCGGCGGAGGAGGCGTCGACGGCGCCATCCACCGGCGCGGCGGCCCCGCGATCCTCGCGGAGTGCCGCAGCCTCCGCGCCGGTCACCTCGGCAAGGGCCTCCCCACCGGCCGCGCGGTCGCCACCACCGCCGGCGACCTGGACGCGCGCTGGGTCATCCACACGGTCGGCCCGGTGTACAGCACCACCGAGGACCGCTCCGACCTCCTCGCCTCCTGCTACCGCGAGTCCCTCCACGTCGCCGACGAACTGGGCGCCCGCACGGTCGCCTTCCCGGCCGTCTCCACGGGCGTCTACCGCTGGCCGATGGACGACGCGGCCCGCATCGCCGTCGAAACGGTCCGCGCCACCAGGACCTCGGTGACGGAGGCCTGCTTCGTCCTCTTCGACGACCGGGCGTACGAGGCGTTCACGGCACGGGTCGGCTGA
- a CDS encoding Cmx/CmrA family chloramphenicol efflux MFS transporter gives MPLPLYLLAVAVFAMGTSEFMPAGLLPDIAADLDVSVGTASTLTSAFAVGMVVGAPLMAALARNLPARASLLGCVLVFLASHVAGAVTSSFAVLFATRVVAALANAGFLALALTTAAALVPPDRKGRALAVLLSGTTVATIAGVPGGSLLGTLLDWRATFWAVAVLCLPAAVGILTGVPARPGPRDSSAGPSLRQELAQLRNARLLVVMLLGALVNAATFASLTFLAPLVTDTAGLGELWVTVALVLFGAGSLTGVTVAGRLSDHRPGAVVAACGPPLLLGWPAMAVLANRPTALLLLVFTQGALSFAVGSTLISRVLYAAAGAPTMAGSYATSALNTGAATGPVIAATTLHTPAGAAGPLWVSGGLVAVALAVRVSLRNPVSRPVP, from the coding sequence ATGCCTCTCCCCCTGTACCTGCTCGCCGTGGCCGTCTTCGCCATGGGCACCTCGGAGTTCATGCCGGCCGGCCTCTTGCCGGACATCGCCGCCGACCTAGACGTGAGCGTCGGCACCGCGTCCACCCTCACCTCGGCCTTCGCGGTCGGCATGGTCGTCGGGGCGCCACTCATGGCGGCTCTCGCCCGCAACCTGCCCGCACGGGCGAGCCTGCTCGGCTGCGTCCTGGTCTTCCTGGCGTCCCACGTCGCGGGCGCCGTCACGTCGAGCTTCGCCGTCCTCTTCGCGACGAGGGTCGTCGCCGCGCTCGCGAACGCCGGATTCCTCGCCCTGGCCCTGACGACCGCCGCCGCACTGGTCCCACCGGACCGCAAGGGCCGCGCGCTCGCGGTCCTGCTGTCGGGCACCACGGTGGCCACGATCGCCGGTGTCCCCGGCGGATCGCTGCTGGGCACGCTGCTCGACTGGCGGGCCACGTTCTGGGCGGTCGCCGTCCTCTGTCTGCCCGCGGCCGTCGGTATCCTCACCGGCGTCCCGGCCCGCCCCGGACCTCGGGACTCCTCCGCCGGCCCGTCCCTCCGCCAGGAACTCGCCCAGCTCAGGAACGCGCGGCTGCTGGTGGTCATGCTGCTCGGCGCACTGGTGAACGCGGCGACCTTCGCGAGCCTCACCTTCCTCGCGCCGCTCGTGACCGACACCGCGGGGCTGGGCGAACTGTGGGTCACGGTGGCCCTGGTCCTCTTCGGAGCCGGCTCCCTCACCGGGGTCACCGTCGCCGGCCGCCTCTCCGACCACCGTCCCGGCGCGGTCGTCGCCGCCTGCGGCCCGCCGCTGCTCCTCGGCTGGCCGGCCATGGCCGTCCTGGCGAACCGGCCCACCGCGCTGCTCCTTCTGGTCTTCACGCAGGGCGCCCTGTCCTTCGCGGTGGGCAGCACGCTGATCTCACGGGTCCTCTACGCGGCCGCAGGTGCCCCCACCATGGCCGGTTCGTACGCGACTTCGGCCCTCAACACCGGCGCCGCCACGGGTCCCGTCATCGCCGCGACGACCCTCCACACCCCGGCCGGGGCGGCCGGGCCGCTGTGGGTGAGCGGGGGGCTGGTGGCGGTGGCGTTGGCGGTAAGGGTGTCGCTGAGGAACCCGGTCAGCCGACCCGTGCCGTGA
- a CDS encoding ABC transporter ATP-binding protein produces the protein MLELRTVTAGYAREAPVFRDVTLSVAPGEAVGLLGPSGCGKSTLARVAALLHRPEAGTLVVDGTPVRRWRHRAPRERRTAFGVVFQQARLSADPRLTLADLIAEPLRATGRRAEAAVRGAELAATVGLTTDLLTRRPHEVSDGQLQRACLARALVLRPRWLVCDEMTAMLDASTTAALVRVVEDYRAATGAGLLAVGHDRVLLDRWCDRTVEWDTLTRL, from the coding sequence GTGCTTGAACTGCGCACCGTGACCGCCGGATACGCCCGCGAAGCGCCCGTCTTCCGGGACGTCACCCTCTCCGTCGCGCCGGGAGAGGCCGTCGGACTGCTCGGCCCCAGCGGCTGCGGCAAGTCCACCCTCGCCCGGGTCGCTGCCCTGCTGCACCGGCCCGAGGCCGGCACCCTGGTCGTCGACGGCACGCCCGTACGGCGCTGGCGCCACCGCGCCCCGCGCGAGCGACGCACCGCTTTCGGCGTCGTCTTCCAGCAGGCCCGGCTCTCCGCGGACCCCCGGCTGACCCTCGCCGACCTGATCGCCGAACCCCTGCGCGCCACCGGCCGCCGCGCGGAGGCCGCCGTCAGGGGCGCCGAACTGGCCGCCACCGTCGGACTGACCACCGACCTGCTGACCAGACGCCCGCACGAGGTCAGCGACGGCCAGTTGCAGCGCGCCTGCCTGGCCCGCGCCCTGGTGCTGCGCCCGCGCTGGCTGGTGTGCGACGAGATGACGGCGATGCTCGACGCCTCGACCACGGCCGCCCTGGTGCGGGTCGTGGAGGACTACCGGGCCGCCACCGGCGCCGGGCTGCTGGCCGTCGGTCACGACCGCGTCCTCCTGGACCGCTGGTGCGACCGCACCGTCGAGTGGGACACCCTCACGCGCCTCTGA
- a CDS encoding ABC transporter permease, producing the protein MARLAGRRALFAVPVVLVVTFGVFAIAAASPFDPVKAYAGTAALGADQETLDRLRENLGVDQSFVVRWWNWLTAALTGDLGHSGVMRQPVTQVIGERLVWSALLCAVAFAAAVLVGTVLGVLAARRPGSMLDRAVTSLAYTLEAAPVFWIALLAVWLFALQWDVLPAGGLTDTASERVTPGQVASHVALPAGVLAVSQLPWFTLYVRQGVGDALAEDPVRGARARGLGERTVLLGHALRSGLLPVLTLIGSRVPELITGALLVESVFSWPGIAAATVEAATAVDFPLLAALTTLATAAVLAGNLLADLLYGLFDPRVKLSDM; encoded by the coding sequence ATGGCACGGCTGGCTGGGCGGCGAGCGCTGTTCGCCGTCCCCGTCGTCCTCGTCGTCACCTTCGGCGTGTTCGCGATCGCCGCCGCCTCCCCCTTCGACCCCGTCAAGGCGTACGCCGGCACCGCCGCGCTCGGCGCCGACCAGGAGACCCTGGACCGGCTGCGGGAGAACCTGGGTGTCGACCAGTCCTTCGTCGTCCGCTGGTGGAACTGGCTGACCGCCGCGCTCACCGGCGACCTCGGCCACTCCGGAGTGATGCGCCAGCCGGTGACACAGGTCATCGGCGAACGCCTCGTCTGGTCCGCCCTGCTGTGCGCCGTCGCCTTCGCCGCCGCCGTCCTGGTCGGCACGGTCCTCGGCGTACTGGCCGCCCGCCGCCCCGGTTCGATGCTCGACCGGGCGGTCACCTCACTCGCGTACACCCTGGAGGCGGCACCGGTCTTCTGGATCGCGCTGCTCGCCGTGTGGCTGTTCGCCCTCCAGTGGGACGTCCTGCCGGCCGGCGGCCTGACCGACACCGCGAGCGAGCGGGTCACCCCCGGTCAGGTCGCGAGCCACGTCGCGCTGCCCGCGGGCGTGCTCGCCGTCTCCCAGCTGCCGTGGTTCACGCTGTACGTGCGCCAAGGCGTCGGCGACGCCCTCGCGGAGGACCCGGTGCGCGGCGCGCGCGCCCGCGGCCTGGGGGAGCGCACCGTCCTGCTCGGGCACGCCCTGCGCTCGGGACTGCTGCCGGTGCTCACCCTGATCGGCTCGCGCGTGCCCGAACTCATCACCGGCGCCCTGCTGGTGGAGAGCGTCTTCAGCTGGCCGGGGATCGCCGCGGCCACCGTCGAGGCGGCCACCGCCGTCGACTTCCCGCTGCTGGCCGCCCTGACCACCCTCGCCACCGCCGCCGTACTCGCCGGCAACCTGCTCGCCGACCTGCTCTACGGACTGTTCGACCCGAGGGTGAAGCTCAGTGACATGTGA
- a CDS encoding ABC transporter ATP-binding protein, with protein MTERAPVLSVRGLSVRFLMPGGRRVAAVTDAHFDVAAGECLALIGESGCGKSVLASALLGLLPGNAQTAGAALLGDLDLLATDERTFARTVRGRLAGLVPQSPATHLTPVRTIRSQLEETVAELTGVRGRAALRKAAEAAAQRAAFPVDHLDHHPHELSGGLAQRAATALALVGDAPLLLADEPTTGLDRDLVDRTVDELRRHVDNTADGEGRALLMITHDLAAAERVADRIAVMYAGRIVELTDAAEFFGAPGPRHPYGRGLLDALPDRAFAPIPGLPPELGALPDGCAFADRCDRATDACAVLPPLTGTVACHHPHAALPEAADRA; from the coding sequence GTGACCGAGCGAGCCCCCGTGCTGTCGGTACGCGGTCTGTCGGTGCGCTTTTTGATGCCCGGCGGGCGCCGCGTCGCCGCCGTGACCGACGCCCACTTCGACGTGGCGGCCGGCGAGTGCCTGGCCCTGATCGGCGAGAGCGGCTGCGGCAAGTCCGTCCTCGCCTCCGCCCTGCTGGGCCTGCTGCCAGGAAACGCGCAGACCGCCGGCGCCGCCCTGCTCGGCGACCTGGACCTGCTCGCCACCGACGAGCGCACCTTCGCCCGTACCGTGCGGGGCCGGCTGGCCGGCCTCGTCCCGCAGAGCCCGGCCACCCACCTCACCCCCGTGCGCACCATCCGCTCCCAGCTGGAGGAGACGGTCGCCGAACTCACGGGCGTCCGTGGCCGCGCGGCCCTGCGCAAGGCCGCCGAGGCCGCCGCCCAACGCGCCGCGTTCCCCGTGGACCACCTCGACCACCACCCGCACGAACTCTCCGGCGGCCTCGCCCAGCGCGCCGCCACCGCCCTCGCCCTGGTCGGCGACGCTCCGCTGCTGCTGGCCGACGAGCCCACCACCGGACTCGACCGGGACCTGGTCGACCGCACCGTCGACGAGTTGAGACGACATGTCGACAACACCGCGGACGGCGAGGGCCGTGCCCTGCTGATGATCACCCACGACCTGGCCGCCGCCGAGCGCGTCGCCGACCGGATCGCCGTGATGTACGCGGGCCGGATCGTCGAACTCACCGACGCAGCCGAATTCTTCGGAGCCCCCGGCCCCCGCCACCCTTACGGCCGGGGTCTGCTCGACGCGCTGCCCGACCGCGCCTTCGCCCCGATCCCCGGACTGCCGCCCGAGCTCGGCGCCCTCCCCGACGGCTGCGCCTTCGCCGACCGCTGCGACCGGGCGACCGACGCCTGCGCCGTCCTGCCGCCGCTCACCGGCACGGTCGCCTGCCACCACCCCCACGCCGCGCTCCCGGAGGCCGCCGACCGTGCTTGA
- a CDS encoding ABC transporter permease: MTCDPAAPPPTVPAPAPAWRSQGAARRSTRTLRLRTSAALLALTVLAVLLVPPLVQLDQQAVDLAAKLRPPSWEHPFGTDDVGRDLLLRCVYGLRVSLLVGVAAALTATVVGTAVGATAGALGGWVDRGVMRVVDTISSVPHLLLGIFIVAMFRPGVWPVVASVALTHWLSTARIVRAEVLSLRSRPYVDAAVSGGASRWRVAVRHLLPGVLPQAALAAVLMVPHAMWHESALSFLGLGLPTHTASLGNLIQEARGSLLAGQWWPTLFPGLFIIVPTLAVAGLAGAWRERINPRRRSELML, translated from the coding sequence GTGACATGTGACCCCGCGGCGCCGCCACCCACCGTGCCCGCGCCCGCCCCCGCCTGGCGCTCCCAGGGCGCCGCCCGCCGCTCCACCCGCACCCTGCGCCTGCGCACCTCCGCCGCGCTGCTCGCCCTGACCGTCCTCGCCGTGCTGCTCGTGCCGCCGCTGGTCCAGCTCGACCAGCAGGCCGTCGACCTCGCGGCGAAGCTGCGGCCACCGAGCTGGGAGCACCCCTTCGGCACCGACGACGTCGGCCGCGACCTGCTGCTGCGCTGCGTGTACGGACTGCGTGTCTCCCTGCTGGTCGGGGTGGCGGCGGCGCTGACGGCGACGGTCGTCGGCACCGCCGTGGGCGCCACCGCCGGGGCGCTGGGCGGCTGGGTCGACCGGGGTGTGATGCGGGTCGTCGACACCATCTCCTCCGTGCCCCACCTGCTGCTGGGCATCTTCATCGTGGCGATGTTCCGGCCGGGCGTCTGGCCGGTGGTGGCCTCCGTCGCGCTCACCCACTGGCTGTCCACCGCGCGCATCGTCCGCGCCGAGGTGCTGTCCCTGCGCTCACGCCCCTACGTCGACGCGGCCGTCTCCGGCGGCGCGTCCCGGTGGCGGGTGGCCGTACGGCATCTGCTGCCCGGCGTGCTTCCCCAGGCCGCGCTCGCCGCCGTACTGATGGTGCCGCACGCCATGTGGCACGAGTCGGCGCTGTCCTTCCTCGGGCTCGGGCTGCCCACGCACACCGCCAGCCTCGGCAACCTGATCCAGGAGGCGCGGGGTTCACTGCTCGCCGGGCAGTGGTGGCCGACCCTCTTCCCGGGACTGTTCATCATCGTCCCCACGCTCGCCGTCGCCGGACTCGCGGGCGCCTGGCGGGAGCGGATCAACCCGCGCCGCCGATCGGAGCTGATGCTGTGA
- a CDS encoding ABC transporter substrate-binding protein has protein sequence MATRRIRSAAVAAAVAVGVTACSAPGGGGTGDDAEAAESVVIGVGSEPDTLSPLLGYGKDGNSKIFDGLLARDTDLKLEPALATALPKITDGGLTYTYTLREGVKFSDGEPLTAQDVVYTYRTVLDEKTNNTARSELDAVKDVRATGDDTVVFTLKYPYAAFAARTVLPVVPEHVAGGQDPNTGDFNTKPVGTGPYVLTNWSKGEKLAFKANPHYWGDKPTVKSFTMAVIADDNVRATRLRSGDLDGAVLPPNLAATFENDEGRRTYEARSYDFRAVTLPTSGKVTGDRAIRRALDAAVDRRAMVDKILDGAGRPAYGPLPVDDPWYERGIERPHDLAKAERVLDEGGWKAGSGGIRAKDGQRASFTLYYPSGDKVRQDHALAYASDAKKAGIEVKVEGATWEVIEPRMGRDAVLAGFGSVGDPDFGLYTLLHSSLAGDGFNNMAHYDDPAVDQALDAGRRTQDPKTRAAAYDEVQKALVENPGYTFLTHIDHLYVLADRWDGLTTQLEPHEHGFASGPWWNIEDWQPKK, from the coding sequence ATGGCAACCCGTCGGATACGAAGTGCCGCCGTCGCGGCGGCGGTCGCCGTCGGCGTCACCGCCTGCTCCGCGCCCGGCGGTGGCGGAACGGGCGACGACGCCGAAGCGGCCGAGTCGGTGGTGATCGGGGTGGGCTCCGAACCGGACACCCTCAGCCCGCTGCTCGGCTACGGCAAGGACGGCAACTCCAAGATCTTCGACGGGCTGCTCGCCCGCGACACCGACCTGAAGCTGGAGCCGGCCCTCGCGACCGCTCTGCCGAAGATCACCGACGGCGGCCTGACCTACACGTACACCCTCCGCGAGGGGGTGAAGTTCAGCGACGGCGAACCGCTCACGGCCCAGGACGTGGTCTACACGTACCGCACCGTTCTCGACGAGAAGACGAACAACACCGCCCGCAGCGAACTCGACGCCGTCAAGGACGTCCGCGCGACCGGTGACGACACCGTCGTCTTCACGCTCAAGTACCCCTACGCCGCGTTCGCCGCCCGCACGGTGCTGCCCGTCGTCCCCGAACACGTGGCGGGCGGGCAGGACCCCAACACCGGTGACTTCAACACCAAGCCCGTCGGCACCGGGCCGTACGTGCTCACCAACTGGAGCAAGGGCGAGAAGCTCGCCTTCAAGGCCAACCCGCACTACTGGGGCGACAAGCCCACCGTGAAGTCGTTCACCATGGCGGTCATCGCCGACGACAACGTGCGCGCCACCCGGCTGCGCTCCGGCGACCTCGACGGCGCCGTCCTGCCGCCCAACCTCGCCGCCACCTTCGAGAACGACGAGGGCAGGCGCACCTACGAGGCCAGGTCCTACGACTTCCGGGCCGTCACCCTGCCCACCTCCGGAAAGGTCACCGGCGACCGCGCGATCCGGCGGGCCCTGGACGCCGCCGTGGACCGCCGGGCGATGGTCGACAAGATCCTCGACGGCGCGGGCCGGCCGGCGTACGGGCCGCTGCCCGTCGACGACCCCTGGTACGAGCGCGGCATCGAGCGCCCGCACGATCTCGCCAAGGCCGAGCGCGTCCTGGACGAGGGCGGCTGGAAGGCCGGTTCCGGCGGCATCCGCGCCAAGGACGGACAGCGCGCCTCGTTCACCCTGTACTACCCCTCGGGCGACAAGGTCCGCCAGGACCACGCGCTCGCCTACGCCTCCGACGCCAAGAAGGCCGGCATCGAGGTGAAGGTGGAGGGCGCCACCTGGGAGGTCATCGAGCCGCGCATGGGACGCGACGCCGTCCTCGCGGGCTTCGGCAGCGTCGGCGACCCCGACTTCGGCCTCTACACCCTGCTGCACTCCTCGCTCGCCGGCGACGGCTTCAACAACATGGCCCACTACGACGACCCGGCCGTGGACCAGGCCCTCGACGCCGGCCGCCGCACCCAGGACCCGAAGACGCGCGCCGCCGCCTACGACGAGGTCCAGAAGGCGCTGGTCGAGAACCCGGGCTACACCTTCCTCACCCACATCGACCACCTCTACGTCCTCGCCGACCGCTGGGACGGGCTGACCACCCAGCTGGAGCCGCACGAGCACGGCTTCGCCAGCGGGCCCTGGTGGAACATCGAGGACTGGCAGCCCAAGAAGTGA